A part of Armatimonadota bacterium genomic DNA contains:
- a CDS encoding GNAT family N-acetyltransferase produces the protein MHLAVRPATIEDGTTLVRVLDAAYAGGYSATFDRDGPLQPNDLWWARSEKDISVIEVNRDPSGMLVVGRSAGQWLVEEILLDGFSRYPARTQEALLGRISAHLTALFQRAGQDAMLLRVADTNPFGLLLVRSLHAAFTNALLVHRYRGPKRPGAGSPTGYEVRRWMPADAREVGRLVREVTADRGRIDEVERAVRAKDAKGYVACRDGLAVGVATVELRPGRPDWFVGVRETHRRRGLGRALAHAAIGAMAARGTPPYATVWALDPIAGPFLRALGFVVERTYLYVEKPL, from the coding sequence ATGCACCTGGCCGTCCGGCCGGCGACGATCGAGGACGGCACCACGCTCGTCCGCGTGCTGGACGCCGCATATGCCGGCGGCTACTCGGCCACGTTCGATCGCGACGGTCCTCTTCAGCCCAACGATCTGTGGTGGGCCCGGTCTGAGAAGGACATCAGTGTGATCGAGGTCAACCGAGATCCCTCCGGCATGCTGGTGGTCGGCCGCAGCGCCGGCCAGTGGCTCGTGGAGGAGATCCTGCTGGACGGATTCTCCAGGTACCCGGCCAGGACGCAGGAGGCGCTTCTGGGCCGGATCAGCGCACACCTGACGGCCCTGTTCCAGCGCGCGGGTCAGGACGCGATGCTCCTGCGCGTGGCCGACACGAACCCGTTCGGTCTCCTCCTGGTTCGAAGCCTGCACGCGGCCTTCACCAACGCCCTGCTGGTCCACCGGTATCGGGGCCCCAAGCGCCCTGGTGCCGGCTCTCCTACGGGCTATGAGGTCCGCCGGTGGATGCCGGCCGACGCGCGCGAGGTCGGACGGCTGGTGCGCGAGGTGACGGCTGACCGCGGCCGCATAGACGAGGTCGAGCGGGCGGTGCGCGCCAAGGACGCTAAGGGCTACGTGGCGTGCAGGGACGGCCTGGCCGTCGGCGTTGCCACGGTCGAGCTGCGGCCGGGCAGGCCTGACTGGTTCGTCGGCGTGCGCGAGACGCACCGACGCCGCGGGCTGGGGCGCGCGCTGGCGCACGCGGCCATCGGCGCGATGGCTGCGCGCGGGACGCCGCCGTACGCGACCGTCTGGGCTCTCGACCCCATCGCCGGGCCGTTCCTGCGCGCTCTAGGATTCGTCGTAGAGCGAACGTATCTCTATGTGGAGAAGCCGCTGTAG
- the mrdA gene encoding penicillin-binding protein 2, producing the protein MGREFFPQARFDEDRGSKGVAVNMEGAPWSPRVARLGLIILLVFALIEGRLWSMQAIDGGRYLELSEQNRLRDYKVPAPRGVIYDRRGHPMVTNRPAFTVGVLPMEVSNPQGLATLLAPMLGVERDEMLARLEAGRVRPFEPVALRRDVPKSAVMTVEERRLDLPGVIVQAEPVREYLLGGLGTHALGYLGEITEEELRSRPQYRAGDLIGKSGVERTYDTHLRGENGRLRVEVDAAGRPVRVLSRKSSRPGHSLVLNIDANLQEIAEKGLRGRTGAVVVMDPRNGEVLALASAPTFDPGLFSGGISPADWRRLTSDRRLPLMNRSVESTYEPGSVFKMVTGLAALGEGVARRDSRFECTGSLQLGRWVFRDLVAHGTVNFIKGTAVSCNVMFWQLGRALGEARLEHYARALGLGRVTGIDLPGEATGLVPSAAWKQRVWKEPWYPGDTLNMSIGQGFVLTTPVQIARMVGAVATGGKLARPHLARRVLSPDGTEVMAFGREIEDAPLTLTPAAVHAMREGMRAVVEGGTGAAAAVPGMTIAGKTGSAENPRGIPHAWFAGYAPVEDPALVVVVFVEHGRRGGEVAAPIARALFEAARPLLVPHPEGLVRP; encoded by the coding sequence GTGGGCCGAGAGTTCTTCCCGCAGGCGCGATTCGACGAAGATCGTGGCTCGAAGGGCGTTGCGGTGAACATGGAGGGCGCGCCCTGGAGCCCGCGCGTCGCCCGGCTGGGCCTGATAATCCTGCTGGTGTTCGCGCTGATCGAAGGGCGCCTCTGGTCTATGCAGGCCATTGACGGAGGCCGCTACCTCGAGCTGTCCGAGCAGAACCGGCTGCGCGACTACAAGGTTCCGGCGCCGCGCGGCGTCATCTACGATCGGCGCGGTCACCCGATGGTGACCAACCGGCCGGCGTTCACAGTGGGCGTGCTGCCGATGGAGGTGTCCAACCCGCAGGGACTGGCCACTTTGCTCGCTCCCATGCTGGGGGTCGAGCGCGACGAGATGCTGGCCCGGCTGGAAGCCGGCCGCGTCCGCCCGTTTGAGCCCGTGGCCCTGCGCCGAGACGTGCCGAAGAGCGCTGTGATGACGGTCGAGGAACGCCGGCTCGACCTCCCTGGCGTGATCGTGCAGGCAGAGCCGGTCCGTGAGTACCTTCTGGGGGGGCTGGGAACGCATGCCCTCGGCTACCTGGGCGAGATCACCGAGGAGGAGCTCCGATCCAGGCCGCAATACAGGGCCGGCGACCTGATCGGCAAGTCCGGAGTAGAGCGCACCTACGACACGCATCTGCGGGGCGAGAACGGCCGGTTGCGCGTAGAGGTGGATGCCGCCGGGCGGCCGGTGCGAGTGCTGAGCCGCAAGTCGTCCCGTCCCGGCCACTCCCTCGTGCTGAACATTGACGCGAACCTCCAGGAGATCGCCGAAAAGGGCCTGCGCGGGCGTACAGGTGCCGTTGTGGTGATGGATCCCCGGAACGGCGAGGTGCTGGCGCTGGCCAGCGCTCCCACGTTCGACCCCGGCCTGTTCTCCGGAGGGATCAGTCCGGCCGACTGGCGGCGATTGACCTCGGACCGGCGACTCCCGTTGATGAACCGGTCGGTCGAGTCCACCTACGAGCCCGGGTCGGTCTTCAAGATGGTCACCGGGCTCGCCGCGCTCGGCGAAGGTGTGGCGCGGCGCGACAGCCGGTTTGAGTGCACGGGATCGCTCCAGCTCGGCCGCTGGGTCTTTCGGGACCTGGTGGCGCACGGCACGGTCAACTTCATCAAGGGCACCGCGGTATCGTGCAACGTGATGTTCTGGCAGTTGGGCCGTGCGCTGGGAGAGGCCAGGTTGGAGCACTATGCCAGGGCCCTGGGACTTGGCCGGGTCACGGGCATTGACCTTCCGGGCGAGGCCACAGGTCTTGTTCCGTCGGCCGCGTGGAAGCAGCGTGTCTGGAAGGAACCCTGGTACCCTGGCGACACGCTCAACATGAGCATCGGCCAGGGGTTTGTCCTGACCACGCCCGTGCAGATTGCCCGCATGGTGGGCGCGGTGGCGACCGGAGGGAAGCTGGCTCGACCGCACCTGGCGCGCCGGGTGCTGTCGCCGGACGGCACCGAGGTGATGGCGTTTGGCCGGGAGATCGAGGACGCGCCGCTGACCCTGACACCGGCGGCAGTGCACGCGATGCGCGAGGGGATGCGCGCTGTGGTTGAGGGCGGCACCGGTGCCGCGGCTGCGGTGCCGGGCATGACGATCGCCGGTAAGACCGGTAGCGCCGAGAATCCCAGGGGCATCCCGCATGCGTGGTTCGCGGGTTACGCGCCGGTGGAAGACCCGGCGCTGGTCGTGGTCGTCTTCGTAGAGCACGGCCGCCGGGGCGGTGAGGTGGCCGCGCCGATCGCACGCGCGCTTTTCGAGGCGGCACGGCCGCTCCTGGTGCCGCATCCGGAAGGCCTGGTGCGTCCGTGA
- the mreD gene encoding rod shape-determining protein MreD, whose product MTLLRIVLFAGLLAAGAVVDGAWLSRLPGWASPDLLLLVAVAFGLRRGVEAGALAGAVAGYLRDVTGGGPLGVFALSYLAVGTAAGALAALVDLGQRYLYAAAAALATVGLSLVSGLAVTVTGLMTVDWPLLLREAAAAAAVNALFARPVAAAVAWAESSSRRRDSTKIVARRALR is encoded by the coding sequence GTGACGCTGCTGAGGATCGTGCTCTTCGCTGGCCTGCTTGCAGCAGGTGCGGTTGTTGACGGCGCCTGGCTGTCCCGGCTGCCCGGGTGGGCCTCACCCGACCTGCTGCTCCTGGTCGCCGTGGCCTTCGGCCTGCGGCGGGGGGTGGAGGCCGGAGCGCTGGCCGGCGCCGTGGCCGGGTACCTCCGGGATGTGACCGGCGGCGGCCCGCTTGGGGTTTTCGCCCTCTCCTACCTGGCGGTCGGCACTGCGGCCGGAGCGCTGGCAGCCCTGGTGGATCTGGGGCAGAGGTACCTGTATGCCGCTGCTGCGGCGCTCGCCACGGTGGGGCTCTCGCTTGTGAGTGGCCTGGCGGTGACCGTTACCGGCCTCATGACAGTTGATTGGCCCCTGCTTCTGCGGGAGGCGGCCGCTGCTGCAGCGGTCAACGCGCTCTTTGCCCGGCCCGTTGCCGCGGCTGTGGCGTGGGCCGAGAGTTCTTCCCGCAGGCGCGATTCGACGAAGATCGTGGCTCGAAGGGCGTTGCGGTGA
- a CDS encoding 50S ribosomal protein L27, with protein sequence MASKKGVGSSRNGRDSNSKRLGVKRFSGQAVSAGSILIRQRGTKVFAGNNVGRGRDDTLFSLIDGVVAFERRGRDSRQVSVYPVAVAV encoded by the coding sequence ATGGCATCCAAGAAAGGCGTTGGCAGCAGCCGGAACGGCCGTGACTCCAACAGCAAGCGCCTGGGCGTCAAGCGTTTCTCGGGTCAGGCTGTGAGCGCGGGCAGCATTCTGATCCGGCAGCGCGGCACGAAGGTATTCGCCGGCAACAACGTCGGCCGGGGCCGTGACGACACGCTGTTCTCGCTCATAGACGGCGTCGTGGCCTTTGAGCGCCGGGGCCGGGACAGCCGGCAGGTTAGCGTCTACCCGGTTGCAGTTGCGGTCTAG
- the obgE gene encoding GTPase ObgE, translated as MFIDQAKVQVKAGDGGNGCLSFRREKFIPKGGPDGGDGGDGGSVVFVTDPGLLTLVDFRYRRHLRARRGAHGEGANRSGRRGADLVVSVPVGTIVRDAVTRKVIADLAEEGQRAVIATGGRGGRGNARFATSTHRAPRRTEPGHPGEELQIEMELRLLADVGLVGLPNAGKSTLLRRISAARPKVGDYPFTTTEPTLGVVEVEGGGSFVVADLPGLIEGAHLGAGLGHAFLRHTGRTRVLIHLVDASSAEDPVEGFAAIRRELGLYDPRLLERPVIVALNKMDLPEARARLADLLARFSALGIRALPVSGATGEGLEALVLAALGALARGPGRSTGRGLDREETFTGGKKSTSVRATDRSRGGREATA; from the coding sequence ATGTTCATTGACCAGGCGAAGGTCCAAGTCAAGGCCGGTGACGGTGGCAACGGCTGCCTCAGCTTCCGCCGTGAGAAGTTCATACCCAAGGGCGGGCCGGACGGTGGCGACGGCGGGGACGGCGGCAGCGTGGTCTTCGTGACCGATCCAGGGCTTCTTACGCTGGTAGACTTCCGTTATCGCCGGCACTTGCGCGCCCGTCGCGGCGCCCACGGCGAGGGCGCAAATCGCTCGGGCCGCCGGGGCGCGGATCTGGTCGTCTCAGTGCCCGTGGGAACGATCGTGCGCGACGCCGTGACCCGCAAGGTGATAGCCGATCTGGCCGAGGAGGGCCAGCGCGCCGTGATAGCTACTGGCGGTCGGGGCGGACGGGGTAATGCTCGTTTCGCCACTTCCACGCACCGCGCCCCCCGCCGCACCGAGCCGGGGCATCCCGGAGAGGAACTGCAGATCGAGATGGAGCTGCGGCTCCTGGCCGACGTCGGCCTGGTAGGCCTGCCCAACGCGGGCAAGTCCACGCTGCTCCGCCGCATCTCGGCCGCGCGGCCCAAGGTGGGCGACTATCCCTTCACGACCACCGAGCCGACCTTGGGTGTGGTGGAGGTCGAGGGTGGCGGGAGCTTCGTGGTGGCCGATCTGCCCGGGCTGATCGAAGGCGCCCACCTGGGCGCCGGGTTGGGGCACGCGTTCCTGCGGCATACCGGCAGGACGCGCGTGCTGATTCACCTGGTGGACGCAAGCAGTGCCGAAGACCCGGTCGAGGGTTTTGCCGCGATCCGCAGGGAACTCGGGCTGTACGATCCACGCCTGCTCGAGCGTCCCGTGATCGTGGCCCTCAACAAGATGGACCTGCCCGAGGCCAGGGCACGCCTGGCGGACCTGCTGGCGCGATTCTCCGCGCTGGGGATCCGGGCCCTCCCGGTTTCCGGTGCCACCGGAGAGGGGCTGGAGGCGTTGGTCCTCGCGGCCCTCGGCGCGCTGGCTCGGGGTCCGGGCCGATCCACTGGCAGAGGCCTCGACCGGGAGGAGACATTCACGGGAGGCAAGAAGTCAACCTCCGTGCGGGCGACGGACCGCAGCCGAGGCGGGCGCGAGGCGACGGCGTGA
- the rodA gene encoding rod shape-determining protein RodA, with translation MRARWLREVDWVLISSTVLLAAFGVVALISARGGSAEAASSFLRARALHLALGALVMVALAATDYRQLAGPWQVIYAGTLLLLASVLVLGDTRMGAQRWIALGAFGGFQPSEIAKLALVITIARHLEGVKSLPRLRSLFPFALHIAVPAALIVRQPDLGTALVLLAVLAAVLYVAGARAQDLAGVAAAGAIAAPFLWRLLHDYQRRRLSAFLDPGADPLGAGYALIQSKIAVGSGQIFGKGLFAGTQSVLRFIPEQHTDFVFTVVGEELGLAGATLLLGLYLVWLWRALRIAEGARDRLGALVATGIAAMVAFHVVVNVGMTVGLMPVTGIPLPLVSHGGTAIITTLAGTGMLLSIHLRRRPGS, from the coding sequence GTGAGGGCACGCTGGCTCCGCGAGGTGGACTGGGTGCTGATCTCCTCCACGGTCCTGCTCGCGGCCTTCGGGGTCGTGGCGCTGATTTCCGCGCGTGGGGGCTCCGCCGAGGCGGCATCGTCCTTCCTGCGCGCCCGCGCGCTGCACCTGGCGCTTGGAGCCCTGGTGATGGTTGCCCTGGCGGCGACGGACTACCGCCAGCTCGCCGGCCCGTGGCAGGTGATCTACGCGGGCACTTTGCTTCTGCTTGCCTCGGTGCTGGTCCTCGGAGACACGCGAATGGGGGCGCAACGGTGGATCGCGCTCGGGGCGTTCGGTGGCTTTCAGCCGTCGGAGATCGCCAAGCTCGCCCTCGTGATCACGATTGCCCGGCACCTGGAGGGTGTGAAGTCCCTGCCCCGCCTGCGTTCGCTCTTCCCGTTTGCACTGCACATCGCCGTTCCGGCTGCGCTCATCGTTCGACAGCCCGACCTGGGCACAGCGCTCGTGCTGCTCGCCGTGCTGGCGGCCGTGCTGTACGTTGCCGGCGCGCGGGCGCAGGATCTGGCAGGGGTCGCTGCCGCCGGTGCCATAGCCGCCCCGTTCTTGTGGAGGCTGCTCCACGACTACCAGCGCCGGAGGCTGTCGGCGTTCCTGGATCCGGGTGCGGACCCACTGGGTGCAGGGTACGCGCTGATACAGTCCAAGATCGCCGTCGGGTCTGGACAGATCTTCGGCAAGGGGCTCTTTGCCGGCACCCAGAGCGTGCTGCGGTTCATACCAGAGCAGCACACCGATTTCGTGTTCACGGTGGTTGGGGAGGAACTAGGCCTGGCCGGTGCCACCCTGCTGCTCGGGCTTTACCTCGTGTGGTTGTGGCGCGCGCTCCGCATCGCGGAAGGCGCGCGCGACCGCCTTGGAGCCCTCGTGGCCACCGGCATCGCCGCGATGGTCGCGTTTCACGTTGTGGTCAACGTGGGAATGACGGTGGGGCTGATGCCCGTGACCGGCATTCCACTACCGCTGGTGAGTCATGGAGGCACGGCGATAATCACAACTCTTGCCGGAACAGGGATGCTGCTCAGCATCCACCTGCGCCGGCGCCCGGGAAGCTGA
- a CDS encoding Rne/Rng family ribonuclease, producing the protein MEREIIASIEAGETRVAVLEDGTLVNLFVERSEPVAGNIYKGRVTNVLPGMDAAFVDIGLERNAFLHVADIRSQRLDGEEIEESIGRGAIAERLRPGQEILVQVTKEPMGSKGARVTTYVALPAHYLVLMPTVNYVGVSRRITGEAERKRLRQIAERVRPEKMGIIVRTAAEGVEEKVLADDVAFLRQMWNRVLERARAGKAPAPVYQDLRLIRRVVRDLFTEDVDRFVVDSPEEYGRIADLLSSFAPQLRSRLVLHRDDEPIFERRGIEREIDRALRRRVWLKSGGYVVIDRTEALTVIDVNTGKYVGKTDLTTTILRTNLEAVGEVVRQISLRDIGGIILVDFIDMEKVDHRKRVLDALEEAVKRDRSKAHVIDLTGLGLVEITRKRVYQDLDEIMRTPCPYCEGRGRVLSPETMAVRVRREASRLVRGTKAPAVLIEVHPQVAGALLRDGAGWVRSLEEASGRRVRIRGREGLHLERLNVAEGESLKELEAATPEGGKRVQFWTDRGSDEVLSLAEPDPDYEMALALAGEPRQGAGRKGVVARVLGVLRGRRERAN; encoded by the coding sequence ATGGAAAGAGAGATAATCGCCAGCATCGAAGCAGGCGAGACGCGCGTGGCCGTCCTGGAGGACGGTACGCTCGTCAACCTGTTCGTTGAACGGTCAGAGCCCGTGGCCGGCAATATCTACAAGGGCCGGGTTACCAACGTCCTGCCTGGGATGGACGCGGCGTTCGTGGACATCGGCCTCGAGCGCAACGCCTTCCTCCACGTGGCCGACATCCGGTCTCAGCGGCTCGACGGCGAGGAGATCGAGGAGTCAATCGGCCGCGGCGCGATCGCCGAGCGGCTGCGCCCGGGCCAGGAGATCCTGGTTCAGGTCACCAAGGAGCCGATGGGGTCGAAGGGCGCGCGGGTCACGACATACGTGGCCCTGCCGGCCCACTACCTGGTGCTCATGCCGACCGTCAACTACGTGGGTGTGAGCCGGCGCATCACCGGTGAGGCCGAGCGCAAGCGTCTGCGCCAGATCGCCGAACGGGTGCGGCCCGAGAAGATGGGCATCATTGTGCGCACCGCGGCCGAGGGAGTTGAGGAGAAGGTCCTCGCCGACGACGTTGCGTTCCTGCGTCAGATGTGGAACCGGGTGCTCGAACGCGCGCGTGCCGGCAAGGCGCCGGCGCCCGTGTACCAGGACCTGCGCCTGATCCGGCGCGTCGTGCGCGACCTATTCACCGAGGACGTGGATCGGTTCGTGGTGGACTCGCCGGAGGAGTACGGCAGGATCGCGGACCTGCTTTCCTCGTTTGCCCCGCAGCTTCGGTCCCGGCTTGTGCTCCACCGCGACGATGAGCCGATCTTCGAGCGCCGGGGGATCGAGCGCGAGATAGACCGCGCTCTGCGCCGCCGGGTCTGGCTGAAGTCGGGCGGGTACGTTGTGATAGACCGGACCGAGGCGTTGACCGTCATTGACGTGAACACCGGCAAGTACGTGGGCAAGACCGACCTGACCACCACGATACTGCGCACGAACCTGGAGGCCGTCGGTGAGGTCGTGCGCCAGATCTCGCTGCGGGATATCGGCGGCATCATCCTGGTGGACTTCATTGACATGGAGAAGGTGGATCACCGCAAGCGGGTCCTGGACGCGCTGGAGGAGGCCGTGAAACGTGACCGGTCCAAGGCCCATGTGATTGACCTGACCGGCCTGGGCCTGGTTGAGATCACCCGCAAGCGCGTCTACCAGGACCTGGATGAGATTATGCGCACCCCGTGCCCGTACTGCGAGGGCCGCGGCCGGGTGCTCTCTCCGGAGACGATGGCGGTTCGGGTGCGGCGCGAGGCAAGCAGGCTGGTCCGGGGCACTAAGGCACCAGCGGTGCTCATCGAGGTACACCCCCAGGTGGCCGGCGCGCTGCTCCGGGACGGTGCCGGCTGGGTGCGATCGCTGGAGGAGGCCTCGGGCAGGCGCGTGCGAATACGCGGCAGGGAAGGGCTGCACCTGGAGCGCCTGAACGTTGCCGAGGGCGAGAGCCTGAAGGAGCTGGAGGCGGCGACTCCCGAGGGCGGCAAGCGCGTCCAGTTCTGGACGGACCGGGGTTCCGACGAGGTTCTCTCGCTTGCGGAACCGGACCCGGACTACGAGATGGCCCTGGCGCTGGCCGGGGAGCCGCGGCAGGGGGCCGGGAGGAAGGGAGTCGTCGCGCGGGTGCTGGGGGTGCTGCGGGGCAGGCGCGAGCGGGCGAATTGA
- the mreC gene encoding rod shape-determining protein MreC: protein MRRRIVVVAVLAAAALALLTFQVRLPERRALGPVGSFLLAWLGPAQGVLSRVGDAGTRFWRLYSEIGRLRVENTRLREEIERLSDETVRLREQAQATQRLERLLEFRRQVPGRAIGARVIGRGGAQWFAVILVDRGARDGVRRNDTVVGAGGLVGRILDVAHSTAQVLLITDSRSSVGVVLQQSRESGVVEGQGGPLLRVKYLSRAREIAIGEAVLTSGHAGVFPRGLPVGTISSFVREQGALYQEAIVRPAAGLVHIEEVLILVGSPPGP from the coding sequence GTGAGACGGCGGATCGTGGTTGTGGCGGTGTTGGCGGCCGCAGCGCTTGCGCTGCTGACGTTTCAGGTGCGCCTGCCCGAACGCCGAGCGCTGGGGCCGGTCGGCTCCTTCCTGCTGGCGTGGCTGGGGCCTGCCCAGGGCGTGCTCTCGCGCGTGGGCGATGCCGGGACGCGGTTCTGGCGCCTCTACTCCGAGATCGGGCGATTGCGCGTCGAGAACACGCGCCTGCGCGAAGAGATCGAACGCCTCTCCGACGAGACGGTCCGGTTGCGGGAACAGGCCCAGGCGACGCAACGCCTGGAGCGGCTCCTTGAATTCAGGCGCCAGGTTCCAGGCCGTGCGATCGGCGCGCGGGTGATTGGACGGGGCGGCGCGCAATGGTTTGCGGTGATCCTGGTGGATCGCGGCGCCAGGGACGGCGTGCGGCGCAACGACACCGTGGTGGGTGCCGGTGGTCTGGTAGGCCGCATCCTGGACGTTGCCCACTCGACGGCGCAGGTGCTGCTGATAACCGACTCGCGCAGCTCCGTGGGAGTCGTGCTCCAGCAGTCGCGCGAGTCGGGCGTCGTGGAAGGTCAGGGTGGGCCGCTGCTGCGCGTGAAGTACCTGTCGCGGGCGCGCGAGATAGCGATAGGTGAGGCCGTGCTGACATCGGGCCATGCCGGCGTGTTTCCCCGCGGCCTGCCGGTGGGAACGATCTCATCGTTCGTGCGCGAGCAGGGTGCCCTGTATCAGGAGGCAATCGTCCGTCCCGCCGCAGGCCTGGTCCACATCGAAGAGGTACTGATTCTAGTCGGGAGCCCTCCCGGGCCGTGA
- the rsfS gene encoding ribosome silencing factor: MLAAEVAEAKRAEDVVILDLREQTLVTDYFVLCTAASRVQIRAVADAITDALKDSQVRGVREGAEAGQWVLLDYGDVVVHVFGPEARAFYRLERLWADAPVVDR; this comes from the coding sequence ATGCTGGCTGCTGAGGTCGCAGAGGCGAAGCGCGCCGAGGACGTGGTCATCCTCGATCTGCGTGAGCAGACCCTCGTTACCGACTACTTCGTGTTGTGCACCGCGGCCAGCCGGGTGCAGATCCGTGCCGTGGCGGACGCGATTACCGACGCCCTCAAGGACAGCCAGGTCCGTGGTGTGCGCGAGGGTGCCGAAGCCGGGCAGTGGGTCCTGCTCGACTACGGCGACGTCGTGGTCCACGTATTCGGCCCTGAGGCCCGGGCCTTCTACCGGCTCGAAAGGCTTTGGGCCGACGCGCCGGTCGTGGACCGGTAG
- a CDS encoding nicotinate-nucleotide adenylyltransferase, translating into MGGTFDPIHHGHLVTAEEARVQFDLDRVIFIPSGQPPHKDPADVTPSEHRYLMTFLATVSNPHLGVSRLEIDRAGPSYTIDTIRLLAKEFAGAELFYVTGADAIMQIMRGEWERSPDLLGLCEFIAATRPGFDLDLDVLRRHNCTGRSLVNVHVMAIPALAISSTDIRARVRTRRPIKYLVPEAVEAYIVKHGLYMEDSALREPSGG; encoded by the coding sequence ATGGGCGGGACCTTTGACCCGATTCACCACGGGCACCTGGTTACCGCCGAGGAGGCCCGGGTTCAGTTCGATCTCGACCGCGTGATCTTCATCCCCAGCGGGCAGCCGCCCCACAAGGATCCTGCCGACGTTACTCCGTCCGAACACCGGTACCTGATGACTTTTCTGGCCACGGTCTCCAACCCGCACCTCGGCGTGTCGAGGTTGGAGATAGACCGGGCCGGCCCATCGTACACGATTGACACGATCCGTCTGCTGGCGAAAGAGTTCGCCGGCGCGGAGCTATTCTATGTCACCGGCGCCGACGCCATCATGCAGATCATGCGCGGGGAGTGGGAGCGGTCGCCTGATCTGCTCGGGCTATGCGAGTTCATTGCCGCCACCCGGCCCGGGTTCGACCTGGATCTCGATGTGCTCAGGCGTCACAACTGCACGGGGAGGTCCCTGGTGAACGTCCACGTTATGGCTATTCCAGCGCTGGCGATCTCGTCCACGGATATCCGCGCCCGCGTGCGCACTCGTCGGCCTATCAAGTACCTGGTGCCCGAGGCGGTCGAGGCGTACATCGTCAAGCATGGCCTCTACATGGAGGATTCGGCGCTCCGGGAGCCATCGGGTGGCTAG
- the rplU gene encoding 50S ribosomal protein L21, with protein sequence MYAVVDSGGKQFTVREGDLVRVERIAGSPGDQVILDRVLLIGDGETRMGTPTVEGASVQARVVRQARARKIIVMKYKAKAHYRRKTGHRQDFTELRIERIAAPAG encoded by the coding sequence GTGTACGCGGTTGTTGACTCTGGAGGCAAGCAGTTCACGGTCCGCGAGGGCGATCTCGTGCGCGTTGAGCGCATCGCCGGTTCGCCTGGTGACCAGGTAATCCTCGACCGGGTGCTGCTCATCGGTGACGGCGAGACGCGGATGGGTACGCCGACGGTAGAGGGCGCTTCGGTGCAGGCACGCGTCGTGCGACAGGCCCGGGCGCGCAAGATCATCGTGATGAAGTACAAGGCCAAGGCGCACTACCGCCGGAAGACCGGCCACAGGCAGGACTTCACCGAGCTGCGCATTGAGCGCATCGCCGCGCCGGCGGGCTAG